The Cyanobacteria bacterium QS_8_64_29 genome includes a window with the following:
- a CDS encoding DUF4926 domain-containing protein: protein MDAATPIEELETVVLLRDVTDYGLARGDIGAVVYCSSPAGPYEVEFVTGQGKTVSVLTLGRDEIRPMNGREILHARPLASQYHSRGLS from the coding sequence ATGGACGCTGCAACGCCAATCGAGGAACTGGAAACCGTTGTCCTTTTACGCGATGTCACAGATTATGGCTTGGCGCGCGGGGACATCGGCGCAGTCGTTTATTGCTCCTCACCAGCGGGCCCCTACGAGGTTGAATTTGTGACCGGCCAGGGCAAAACCGTGTCTGTCTTAACGCTCGGCCGTGATGAAATCCGGCCGATGAACGGTCGCGAGATTCTACACGCTCGCCCTTTGGCATCCCAGTACCACAGCCGCGGTTTGAGCTGA